One Helicobacter sp. MIT 21-1697 genomic window carries:
- the nuoH gene encoding NADH-quinone oxidoreductase subunit NuoH, translating into MSELTGGIIECVLKIIIVLLIFSALAGFGTYLERKVLGFFQRRIGPNYVGPYGLLQVVADGIKLFTKEDIIPQNAIKPIFILAPSIAAITAFIAMAPIPFLPEFEIFGYVVRPIIADINVGILFVLAVGSCGIYAPLLAGLSSGNKWSLIGGARAAIQFLSFEVITILSLLAPLMIIESLSLVDINNYQQGSMLDWLIFKQPLAFVLFIIAAYVELNRTPFDLLEHEAELTAGFATEYSGLKWGMFFIGEYANMFATAFILSLVFCGGFNDWGFIPGGIAILLKVCFFIFLFMWVRATFPHVRPDQLMRMCWKIMLPLALLNVLITGCILLF; encoded by the coding sequence ATGAGTGAATTAACAGGTGGCATTATTGAATGTGTATTAAAAATTATTATTGTCTTGCTCATATTCTCCGCGCTTGCAGGTTTTGGCACTTATTTAGAACGCAAAGTGCTTGGATTCTTCCAAAGACGTATTGGACCAAACTATGTAGGACCTTATGGATTGTTACAAGTGGTTGCTGATGGAATCAAGCTCTTTACAAAAGAAGATATTATCCCTCAAAATGCTATTAAACCTATTTTTATTCTTGCGCCATCAATCGCTGCTATTACAGCATTTATTGCTATGGCACCTATACCTTTTTTACCTGAATTTGAGATTTTTGGCTATGTCGTGCGCCCAATTATTGCTGATATTAATGTGGGGATTCTCTTTGTGCTTGCCGTAGGCTCTTGTGGGATTTATGCACCGCTTCTTGCAGGATTGAGTTCAGGGAATAAATGGTCTCTCATTGGTGGGGCTAGAGCTGCTATACAATTTTTAAGCTTTGAGGTTATTACTATACTCTCTCTCCTCGCACCCCTTATGATTATAGAATCTCTCTCGCTTGTAGATATTAACAATTATCAACAAGGCAGTATGCTTGATTGGCTTATTTTTAAGCAACCTCTTGCATTTGTGCTATTTATCATTGCAGCCTATGTAGAGCTTAACCGCACACCTTTTGATTTGCTAGAGCACGAAGCCGAGCTTACAGCAGGATTTGCGACAGAATATAGCGGTTTAAAATGGGGTATGTTCTTCATTGGCGAATATGCTAATATGTTTGCCACTGCCTTTATCTTAAGCCTTGTTTTTTGTGGCGGATTCAATGATTGGGGCTTTATCCCGGGTGGAATTGCTATTTTGCTTAAAGTATGCTTCTTTATTTTCTTATTTATGTGGGTAAGGGCTACTTTCCCCCACGTGCGACCCGACCAACTTATGCGTATGTGCTGGAAAATTATGTTGCCTCTTGCATTGCTTAATGTGCTTATCACGGGCTGTATTTTACTATTCTAG
- a CDS encoding NADH-quinone oxidoreductase subunit C has product MIRQNPPKTNAQKSVYYTHRFDVAPTSPKSTLVGFESELNTITTPIVQSYMQNDLATLWVESTHIFALVKELHSLGYEILTEMSAIDNLEESNEFELFYLLLKLEDTISKRLKIKTKIKKGQRISSLTPLFKSANWSERECYDMFGIIFNGHPYLQRLIMPKDWVGHPLLKSYPLQGDEYAAWYEVDKIFGKSYREIIGAEQRDSARIDKDDDKNFSPVNFESRYQEENAPMLIKSFKTTKKLEKRR; this is encoded by the coding sequence ATGATACGACAGAATCCTCCCAAAACAAATGCTCAAAAAAGTGTTTATTACACTCATCGTTTTGATGTTGCACCCACTTCTCCAAAATCCACGCTCGTAGGCTTTGAATCTGAATTAAATACCATTACCACTCCGATTGTCCAAAGCTATATGCAAAATGATTTAGCTACACTTTGGGTAGAATCTACTCATATCTTTGCACTTGTGAAAGAACTTCATTCTCTAGGTTATGAGATTCTTACTGAAATGAGTGCTATTGATAATTTAGAAGAATCTAATGAATTTGAGCTTTTCTACCTTTTGCTTAAGCTTGAAGATACAATCTCTAAACGTCTTAAAATTAAGACTAAAATTAAGAAAGGACAGCGGATTTCTTCGCTTACGCCACTTTTTAAAAGCGCAAATTGGAGCGAGAGAGAATGCTATGATATGTTTGGCATCATTTTCAATGGACACCCCTATCTCCAAAGACTGATTATGCCAAAGGATTGGGTAGGACACCCATTGCTCAAATCCTATCCCTTACAAGGTGATGAATATGCTGCGTGGTATGAAGTAGATAAAATTTTTGGCAAATCTTATCGCGAAATTATCGGAGCGGAGCAAAGAGATAGTGCTAGAATTGACAAAGATGATGATAAAAATTTCTCTCCTGTAAATTTTGAATCTCGCTATCAAGAAGAAAATGCTCCTATGCTGATTAAATCTTTTAAAACTACCAAAAAGCTTGAGAAACGCAGATGA
- a CDS encoding NADH-ubiquinone oxidoreductase subunit E family protein, whose product MRRYDLRHLADNFEQRMNELCEELPCGEVAIFLFEVRKFDNVQKAIDCILNRGDELLNSLRFNEVDWSIVVRRSKQ is encoded by the coding sequence ATGAGACGATATGACTTACGCCATCTTGCTGATAATTTTGAACAAAGAATGAATGAGTTATGTGAGGAGCTCCCTTGTGGAGAGGTGGCAATTTTTCTCTTTGAAGTGCGGAAATTTGACAATGTGCAAAAAGCTATTGATTGCATTTTAAATCGCGGCGATGAACTTCTTAATAGTTTGCGTTTTAATGAAGTAGATTGGAGCATTGTGGTAAGAAGGAGCAAGCAATGA
- a CDS encoding YebC/PmpR family DNA-binding transcriptional regulator produces MGRAFEYRRAAKEKRWDKMSKVFPKLAKAITVAAKEGGADPAMNAKLRTAIANAKAQNMPKDNIDAAIKRASGKDGIFSEITYEGKAAYGVLIFIECTTDNPTRTIANIKSYFNKTPNASILTNGSIDFMFARKSAFEFRTDRNIEELELELIDYGLEELESIKSEEGIYYIAYGDYKDFGRLNEGFEHLNVPISKATLQRIPTSPISLNETQMQEIEKLLDKIEDDDDVQAVYTNIE; encoded by the coding sequence ATGGGACGAGCATTTGAATACCGCCGAGCAGCAAAAGAAAAACGATGGGACAAAATGAGCAAAGTTTTTCCCAAACTTGCAAAAGCTATCACCGTTGCAGCCAAAGAGGGGGGAGCAGACCCAGCAATGAATGCTAAACTGCGCACAGCCATCGCCAATGCTAAAGCGCAAAATATGCCAAAAGATAATATTGACGCAGCTATTAAACGCGCTAGTGGCAAAGATGGCATCTTTAGCGAAATCACCTATGAAGGCAAGGCTGCTTATGGAGTGCTGATTTTTATTGAATGCACAACAGACAATCCCACGCGAACTATTGCAAATATTAAAAGTTATTTCAACAAAACCCCCAATGCAAGTATTCTTACCAATGGTTCTATTGATTTTATGTTTGCACGCAAGAGTGCATTTGAATTTCGCACAGATAGAAATATAGAAGAGCTAGAATTGGAACTTATTGATTATGGACTTGAGGAATTAGAAAGTATAAAAAGTGAAGAGGGCATCTATTATATTGCCTATGGAGATTATAAAGATTTTGGACGTTTGAATGAGGGATTTGAACATTTAAATGTTCCTATCTCAAAAGCTACATTGCAGAGAATCCCAACTTCGCCCATCAGCCTTAATGAAACACAAATGCAAGAGATTGAAAAACTCCTTGATAAAATTGAAGATGATGACGATGTTCAAGCAGTTTATACAAACATTGAATAA
- the hemB gene encoding porphobilinogen synthase, producing the protein MFRRLKRTRLKAPMRALVRETRLDKEDFIYPLFVIEGKDVKNEIPSMPQVYQFSIDNLLKECEELLKLGIYHIILFGLPTHKDSCGSEALSDKSIIARATKAIKKQFPQMIVTLDLCFCEYTDHGHCGILDHNLGSVNNDATLEILGQQAVVLATCGAAMIAPSAMMDGMVETIRIYLDKSGFSHIPIMSYSTKFASGYYGPFRDAANSAPSFGDRNSYQQDPANRREAILESLTDEAEGADILMVKPALAYLDIVRDIRDRTLLPLAVYNVSGEYAMLKYAQKAGLIDYERVLFETLTGFKRAGADIIISYHTKEVAQILHRFQ; encoded by the coding sequence ATGTTTAGACGATTAAAACGCACACGATTAAAAGCACCTATGCGAGCATTGGTCAGGGAGACACGACTTGATAAAGAAGATTTTATCTACCCGCTTTTTGTCATTGAGGGCAAAGATGTTAAAAATGAGATTCCCTCTATGCCCCAAGTGTATCAGTTTAGCATTGATAATCTCCTCAAAGAATGCGAAGAACTACTCAAATTAGGCATTTATCATATCATACTCTTTGGTTTGCCTACACACAAAGATTCTTGCGGAAGCGAAGCTTTAAGTGATAAAAGTATCATTGCACGAGCGACAAAAGCCATTAAAAAACAATTTCCGCAGATGATAGTTACACTTGATTTATGCTTTTGCGAATATACAGACCACGGACATTGTGGTATTTTAGACCACAATCTTGGCAGTGTAAATAATGATGCAACGCTTGAGATTCTCGGACAACAAGCCGTAGTGCTTGCTACTTGCGGAGCAGCTATGATAGCACCAAGTGCGATGATGGATGGTATGGTAGAAACAATCCGCATATATTTAGATAAAAGCGGTTTTAGCCACATACCTATTATGAGCTATTCAACAAAATTTGCAAGTGGCTATTATGGACCTTTTCGTGATGCAGCAAATTCTGCCCCAAGTTTTGGCGATAGAAACTCTTATCAACAAGACCCTGCAAATCGTAGAGAGGCAATTTTAGAAAGTCTAACAGATGAAGCGGAGGGAGCGGATATTCTTATGGTAAAGCCTGCGCTCGCATATTTAGATATTGTACGTGATATTCGCGACCGCACCCTACTACCTTTAGCTGTATATAATGTCAGTGGCGAATATGCTATGCTCAAATATGCCCAAAAAGCAGGACTTATTGATTATGAAAGAGTATTATTTGAGACACTCACAGGATTTAAACGCGCAGGTGCAGATATTATTATCAGCTATCATACCAAAGAAGTGGCGCAAATATTGCATAGATTCCAATAA
- the nuoD gene encoding NADH dehydrogenase (quinone) subunit D gives MKQNYTKLKPNFENIFFEQENDKMILNFGPQHPSAHGQLRLILELENEKIIKATPDIGYLHRGIEKMAENMIYNEFMPTTDRLDYIAATSNNYAFALGVEKLIGVEIPLRAQVIRTMLLEINRIISHIFFLGVHGMDVGALSIFLYCFIEREYGLDLMEDYCGARLTHNAIRIGGVPLDLPHSFLESVEKFTHSVPKTLDLVRGLLDKNRIWRIRLENVGYISQDFVKQWSLSGIMARGSGIKWDIRKHNSYELYSELDFEVPIATEGDCYARYQLYIEEIYESIKIIKQLIAMYPHTPTDIMARDARYISAPKEDIMTQNYSLMQHFVLVTQGMRPPVGEVYVPTESPKGELGFFINSQGAPSPHRLKIRTPSFHHTGALQELLVGHYLADIPTILGSTNVVFGEVDR, from the coding sequence ATGAAACAAAATTACACAAAACTCAAACCTAATTTTGAAAATATATTTTTTGAGCAAGAAAATGACAAGATGATTCTTAACTTTGGACCACAGCACCCTTCGGCGCACGGACAATTAAGACTGATTCTTGAATTAGAAAATGAAAAAATCATTAAAGCCACACCAGATATTGGTTACCTTCATCGCGGTATAGAAAAAATGGCTGAAAATATGATTTATAATGAATTTATGCCAACAACTGATAGACTTGATTATATTGCTGCAACAAGCAATAACTATGCTTTTGCGCTTGGAGTAGAAAAGCTTATAGGCGTTGAGATTCCTTTGCGCGCACAAGTCATACGCACTATGCTCTTAGAGATCAATCGTATTATTTCCCATATCTTTTTTCTTGGTGTACATGGTATGGACGTGGGTGCATTATCCATCTTTTTATATTGCTTTATTGAACGCGAATATGGATTAGATTTAATGGAAGATTATTGTGGAGCGAGACTTACGCATAATGCCATTCGCATTGGAGGTGTTCCGCTTGATTTACCACATAGCTTTCTTGAAAGTGTAGAAAAATTCACACATAGTGTGCCCAAAACACTTGATTTAGTGCGTGGATTACTAGATAAAAATAGAATTTGGCGTATTCGCCTTGAAAATGTTGGTTATATTTCACAAGATTTTGTTAAACAATGGAGTTTGAGTGGGATTATGGCAAGAGGAAGTGGCATTAAATGGGATATACGCAAACACAATTCTTATGAACTCTATTCAGAGCTTGATTTTGAAGTGCCTATTGCAACAGAGGGTGATTGTTATGCGCGCTATCAGCTTTATATTGAAGAAATTTATGAATCTATTAAAATCATCAAGCAACTTATTGCAATGTATCCTCACACACCTACGGATATTATGGCAAGAGATGCGCGTTATATCTCTGCTCCCAAAGAAGATATTATGACACAAAATTATTCTCTTATGCAACACTTCGTGCTTGTAACGCAAGGTATGCGCCCTCCTGTGGGAGAGGTTTATGTCCCAACAGAATCTCCCAAAGGTGAGCTTGGATTCTTTATTAATTCGCAAGGTGCTCCTTCTCCTCATCGTCTTAAAATTAGAACTCCAAGTTTTCATCATACAGGCGCATTACAAGAGCTTTTAGTAGGACACTATCTTGCTGATATTCCAACAATACTTGGCTCAACCAATGTTGTTTTTGGTGAAGTAGATAGGTAA
- the nuoI gene encoding NADH-quinone oxidoreductase subunit NuoI, which produces MKLHNDYRLLTPRINRDKQSFLARVIITLKTTFSLDLFSGLKTALGAFFSSKVTIHYPLESAPLSPRYRAIHKLQRLLESENERCIGCGLCEKICTSNCIRIITDKGDDGRKKILNYSINFGRCIYCGLCAEVCPELAIVHGDLVENASTQRAFFGFKPQLLEHKSSLLEFGGFGSISMNADERVKKVPLSYCKDSQIPLESAPQENTNV; this is translated from the coding sequence ATGAAATTGCACAATGATTATCGTCTTTTAACTCCTCGCATTAACCGCGACAAACAATCTTTTCTTGCACGTGTAATAATTACACTCAAAACAACTTTTAGTCTTGATTTATTCAGCGGTTTAAAAACTGCACTTGGAGCATTTTTTTCATCAAAAGTTACTATACACTATCCTCTTGAAAGCGCTCCTTTAAGCCCAAGATATAGGGCTATCCATAAGCTTCAACGCCTTTTAGAATCTGAAAATGAACGTTGCATTGGTTGTGGGTTATGCGAAAAAATCTGCACAAGCAACTGCATTCGTATTATTACCGACAAAGGAGATGATGGACGCAAAAAGATTCTCAATTATAGTATTAATTTTGGACGCTGCATTTATTGTGGGCTTTGCGCTGAAGTTTGCCCCGAACTTGCTATTGTGCATGGAGATTTGGTTGAAAACGCAAGCACACAAAGAGCTTTTTTTGGCTTTAAACCTCAACTCCTTGAACACAAATCTTCACTCCTTGAATTTGGTGGATTTGGCTCTATCTCTATGAATGCTGATGAACGCGTAAAAAAAGTGCCTTTGAGTTATTGCAAAGATTCTCAAATACCTTTAGAATCTGCACCACAGGAGAATACAAATGTTTGA
- a CDS encoding ArsS family sensor histidine kinase — protein MFQFRHSIFFKIVILFLCALFGFFAISYYFIQDHIENENLLSEFRYKQFTATINEIMQYGGNINIIKQYLQSMQFVPAEEEKIKEVLQEVGKLPEDFSGVFAKAINTQNGIYILLESQNETILYKDDSRKLYEDFYIITLIGIILLTFVFFIVLKSLMPLKILKGQVKQFAEGNFNTQYEQNTKDEIGELYHEFYKASNKIKSLNESRSLLLRSIMHELKTPITKGRIVAEMVQDSTQKQQLCSAFTRLNELINEFAKLEQITSKNYQPNKQEFLLQDLISHTEDMLLIDESSPITLNSPHALIKADFDLFVIALKNLLDNAIKYSSDGKVSVYTKNDRLYTSSQGEPLQYELKTYFKPYFKNHKNPSSQGFGLGMYIIKNTLDNQGFNLSYKHENGYNIFIIHHCVVENYCLVDKKPK, from the coding sequence ATGTTTCAATTTCGGCATTCAATTTTTTTTAAAATTGTCATTTTATTTCTATGTGCCTTATTTGGTTTTTTTGCAATTTCTTATTATTTTATTCAAGACCATATTGAAAATGAGAATCTCCTCTCTGAATTTCGCTACAAACAATTTACAGCTACAATTAATGAAATTATGCAATATGGTGGAAACATCAATATTATTAAACAATATCTTCAAAGTATGCAATTTGTGCCAGCAGAAGAAGAAAAAATAAAAGAGGTTCTCCAAGAAGTAGGCAAACTTCCAGAAGACTTTAGCGGGGTATTTGCAAAAGCAATCAATACACAAAATGGTATCTATATTCTTCTTGAAAGTCAGAATGAAACTATCCTTTATAAAGATGATTCGCGTAAGCTTTATGAAGATTTTTATATTATTACCCTCATTGGTATTATATTGCTTACCTTTGTATTTTTCATCGTGCTTAAAAGCCTTATGCCTCTTAAGATTCTTAAAGGACAAGTCAAACAATTTGCAGAAGGTAATTTCAATACTCAATATGAACAAAATACCAAAGATGAAATCGGGGAACTTTATCACGAATTTTATAAAGCTTCAAATAAGATTAAATCCCTGAATGAATCTCGCAGCCTCCTTTTACGCTCAATTATGCACGAGCTTAAAACTCCTATTACTAAAGGACGCATTGTTGCAGAAATGGTGCAAGATTCTACACAAAAACAACAGCTTTGCTCGGCATTTACGCGTCTCAATGAGCTTATTAATGAATTCGCAAAGCTTGAACAAATTACTTCTAAAAACTATCAACCCAATAAACAAGAATTTTTGCTCCAAGACCTCATTAGTCATACAGAAGATATGCTCCTTATTGATGAATCTAGCCCTATCACACTCAATTCTCCTCACGCGCTTATTAAGGCGGATTTTGACCTCTTTGTCATTGCGCTTAAAAATCTTCTTGATAATGCCATTAAATACAGCAGTGATGGTAAAGTATCAGTATATACAAAAAACGATAGGCTTTATACAAGCTCTCAAGGTGAGCCACTCCAATACGAGCTTAAAACCTATTTTAAACCTTATTTCAAAAATCACAAAAACCCTTCTTCACAAGGCTTCGGGCTTGGTATGTATATCATTAAAAATACTCTTGATAATCAAGGTTTTAATCTAAGTTATAAACACGAAAATGGCTATAATATTTTTATTATTCATCATTGCGTAGTGGAAAACTATTGCCTTGTTGATAAAAAACCAAAGTAG
- a CDS encoding NuoB/complex I 20 kDa subunit family protein — MAEHQVNYTQSNGLPIVLSSVDKLLNWSRSNSLWGVTYGLACCAIEMMATGGSRFDLDRFGSIFRASPRQSDLMIVSGTVTKKHAEFVRRLYDQMPEPKWVISMGSCANTGGMFNTYATVQGVDRIIPVDIYLPGCAPRPETLQYAIMVLQQKIRRQKALPHLTPKRLV, encoded by the coding sequence ATGGCAGAGCATCAAGTAAATTATACTCAAAGTAATGGCTTACCTATTGTTTTGAGTAGTGTTGATAAACTTCTTAACTGGAGCAGAAGCAATTCGCTTTGGGGAGTAACTTATGGTTTGGCGTGTTGTGCCATTGAAATGATGGCAACAGGTGGCAGTCGCTTTGACCTTGATAGATTTGGTTCAATTTTTCGTGCCTCACCTCGTCAATCTGATTTAATGATTGTTTCAGGCACTGTTACAAAAAAACACGCTGAATTTGTCCGCCGTCTTTATGACCAAATGCCAGAACCCAAATGGGTTATTTCTATGGGAAGCTGCGCAAATACAGGTGGAATGTTTAATACCTATGCCACAGTGCAAGGTGTAGATAGAATCATACCTGTGGATATTTATTTACCCGGCTGTGCGCCGCGCCCAGAGACATTACAATATGCCATAATGGTGCTTCAGCAAAAGATTCGTAGGCAAAAAGCCCTACCTCATCTTACGCCAAAGCGGCTTGTATGA
- a CDS encoding NAD(P)H-quinone oxidoreductase subunit 3 produces the protein MSHSTFEHPYFGVFILFVLTCVAFTLTLRLQRIISRKLAKKDREKLKLSTYECGPTPTKQQNRISTHFFIFALLFVLFDIEVIFMVPWAIDFKLFTHIGLGNFVFFEMLSFIGFLLVGFIYAWKKGAFSWQSIK, from the coding sequence ATGAGCCATTCTACATTTGAGCACCCTTACTTTGGTGTGTTTATATTGTTTGTGCTAACCTGTGTTGCTTTTACTCTCACTCTTCGTTTGCAACGCATTATTTCAAGGAAACTTGCTAAAAAAGATAGGGAAAAACTCAAACTTTCTACTTATGAATGTGGTCCTACCCCCACTAAACAGCAAAATAGAATTTCTACACACTTTTTTATTTTCGCGCTTTTGTTTGTTCTCTTTGATATTGAAGTGATTTTTATGGTGCCTTGGGCGATTGATTTTAAACTCTTTACACATATTGGACTTGGAAATTTTGTATTTTTTGAAATGCTCAGTTTCATTGGTTTTTTGCTTGTAGGGTTTATTTATGCGTGGAAAAAAGGAGCATTTTCATGGCAGAGCATCAAGTAA
- a CDS encoding NADH-quinone oxidoreductase subunit G, which yields MSKITITINHQNVSCVEGESILQIARREGIEIPAICYLSGCSPTMACKLCMIDVDGKRNYSCNTKAKEGMNILTHTPEINEERNAIMQSYDVNHPLQCGVCDKSGECELQNYTLKMNVTNQQYSIKESDKPHKSWAKAVYDPNLCIMCERCATTCKDNLGEANLKAQKADLEPLDAALWKEKMPKDALSVWSRKQKALIEFVGNTPCFDCGECISVCPVGALSTNDFKYKANAWELKKIESTCIHCAMGCKITYEVRHNDTLGTPHIYRVKNDFYFNPICGAGRYAYDITSSTKPTQNLQSAIEAFKKAQAINVGNQTSNEEAFVLNHLAKSLNLRLHNQEALYFKNFINAFLTYAQKTTLNHLDDFKQSQSVIVLGSAINYQVPTLRYMLNNKLKLVKGSQAVYMHPLNDSLMQSLSKNLTTIAYHPDALGIAVGSIALAALEEKKIQTENTELTDMLKPLLQSKHTIKKSINKEVKKTITTTNDAGEEVSQEITQTIEEIQEESVYQALLDAHISAEHFIVLKDMLKTPPLLILGSDIYQHTESRILAQILGILERENILKVLLIPPFANALGLAMICDLSPVQNAGFTIGFRDKGDFICESNFIADDELHKTSDSTPHFILPALNQMEGTYTNIDCRILPLKPALPFVGYDLSDIAKAFDMKGDYLIDYTSLICGCEFDDFENKFLNDGTNMRGYRFKNLALTPLAPEDSHALTLPTYKTYNAYMLHSPSQFNTYTAMSKHLQNKIGIYVSPTFLEELGLNEGEYITLSDSQHNISGAVFIDYHLNEPYFLINPMLSGADKIFSSNQWTNVHISHKEQV from the coding sequence ATGAGCAAAATTACTATCACAATCAATCATCAAAATGTCTCTTGTGTTGAGGGTGAAAGCATCTTGCAAATAGCCCGTAGAGAAGGGATTGAGATACCTGCAATTTGTTATCTTTCGGGCTGTTCTCCAACAATGGCTTGCAAACTCTGTATGATAGATGTTGATGGCAAACGCAATTATTCTTGTAATACCAAAGCTAAAGAGGGTATGAATATACTGACACATACACCCGAAATCAATGAAGAACGCAATGCTATTATGCAAAGCTATGATGTCAATCACCCACTTCAATGTGGCGTATGCGATAAAAGTGGCGAATGCGAATTACAAAACTACACACTTAAAATGAATGTTACAAACCAACAATACAGCATAAAAGAAAGTGATAAACCACACAAATCGTGGGCAAAAGCTGTATATGACCCTAATTTATGTATTATGTGTGAGCGCTGTGCAACAACTTGTAAGGACAATCTAGGCGAAGCGAATCTTAAAGCGCAAAAAGCAGATTTAGAGCCACTTGATGCAGCATTATGGAAAGAAAAAATGCCAAAAGATGCTCTAAGCGTATGGTCAAGAAAACAAAAAGCACTTATTGAATTTGTGGGTAATACGCCTTGTTTTGATTGTGGAGAATGTATCAGCGTATGCCCTGTTGGTGCTTTAAGCACAAATGATTTTAAATATAAAGCGAATGCGTGGGAACTTAAAAAAATAGAATCTACTTGTATCCACTGCGCTATGGGGTGCAAGATTACCTATGAAGTCCGCCATAATGATACACTTGGCACACCTCATATTTATCGTGTAAAAAATGATTTTTATTTTAATCCTATCTGTGGGGCTGGACGATATGCTTATGATATTACTTCTAGCACCAAACCTACACAAAATCTACAATCTGCTATTGAAGCATTCAAAAAAGCTCAAGCCATTAATGTAGGGAATCAAACAAGCAATGAAGAGGCGTTTGTGCTTAATCATCTTGCTAAATCTCTCAATCTCCGACTTCACAATCAAGAAGCCTTATATTTTAAAAACTTTATCAATGCTTTTCTCACATACGCTCAAAAAACTACACTCAATCATCTTGATGATTTTAAACAATCCCAATCTGTTATTGTATTAGGAAGTGCAATCAATTATCAAGTGCCAACGCTACGATATATGTTGAATAATAAATTAAAGCTTGTTAAAGGTTCGCAAGCAGTTTATATGCATCCGCTCAATGATAGCCTTATGCAATCTTTAAGCAAAAACCTAACAACTATTGCTTATCACCCTGATGCATTAGGGATAGCTGTTGGAAGCATTGCTCTTGCGGCACTAGAGGAAAAAAAAATACAAACTGAAAATACAGAACTTACCGATATGTTAAAACCCCTCTTACAAAGCAAGCATACAATTAAAAAATCTATCAATAAAGAAGTAAAAAAGACTATCACAACCACCAATGACGCTGGCGAGGAAGTGAGCCAAGAAATCACACAAACCATTGAGGAAATACAAGAAGAAAGCGTATATCAAGCTCTTCTTGATGCCCATATAAGTGCAGAACATTTCATTGTTTTAAAAGATATGCTTAAAACTCCACCGCTCCTCATACTTGGCTCTGACATATATCAACATACCGAATCTAGGATTCTCGCACAAATACTTGGTATCTTGGAGCGCGAAAACATACTTAAAGTGCTCCTTATTCCGCCATTTGCCAATGCACTAGGTTTGGCAATGATTTGTGATTTAAGTCCTGTCCAAAACGCAGGCTTCACTATTGGATTCCGCGATAAGGGTGATTTTATTTGTGAATCTAACTTTATTGCAGATGATGAACTTCACAAAACTTCAGATAGCACACCTCATTTTATCCTTCCTGCACTCAATCAAATGGAGGGCACTTATACAAATATTGATTGTAGAATCTTACCTCTCAAACCTGCCCTACCCTTTGTTGGCTATGACTTAAGTGATATTGCCAAAGCCTTTGATATGAAAGGTGATTATCTCATTGACTATACAAGCCTTATTTGTGGGTGCGAGTTTGATGATTTTGAAAATAAATTTTTAAATGATGGCACAAATATGCGTGGCTACCGCTTCAAGAATCTTGCCCTCACGCCTCTTGCACCTGAAGATTCTCACGCACTCACACTTCCTACATATAAAACTTATAACGCCTATATGCTGCACTCTCCATCACAATTTAACACCTATACCGCTATGAGCAAGCATTTACAAAATAAAATAGGTATTTATGTCAGTCCTACTTTCTTAGAAGAGCTTGGATTAAATGAGGGGGAATATATCACGCTTTCAGATTCTCAACACAATATAAGTGGGGCTGTATTTATTGACTATCATCTCAATGAGCCTTACTTCCTTATCAATCCTATGCTTAGCGGTGCAGATAAGATTTTTTCCTCAAATCAATGGACTAATGTGCATATTTCACATAAGGAGCAAGTATGA